In one Sulfurospirillum tamanense genomic region, the following are encoded:
- a CDS encoding 6-carboxytetrahydropterin synthase — protein sequence MVWQISKEFDFCYGHRVWSQKLESEFSLTGCLACRHLHGHQGKVIVHLQSNVLKDGMVTDFHHLNWFKQFLDDTLDHKFIIDIHDPLFETLLPHFQDKSELIAHEAGYHTPDLARIQDAPEHVREMYEGYIIVDFVPTSENISTWLMEIIARKMQRLGVKVSHVEFLETPKSRSVVYSDKPYM from the coding sequence ATGGTATGGCAAATCAGCAAGGAATTTGATTTTTGTTATGGGCACCGTGTGTGGTCGCAGAAGCTTGAAAGCGAGTTTTCCCTCACAGGATGCTTGGCGTGTCGGCATTTGCACGGGCATCAGGGCAAGGTCATTGTGCATTTGCAAAGTAACGTGCTCAAAGACGGCATGGTGACGGATTTTCACCACCTTAACTGGTTTAAGCAGTTTTTGGACGACACCCTTGACCATAAGTTCATCATCGACATCCACGACCCGCTGTTTGAAACCTTGTTGCCTCACTTTCAAGACAAATCGGAACTCATCGCCCACGAAGCGGGCTACCACACCCCTGACCTTGCGCGCATTCAAGACGCTCCCGAACACGTGCGCGAAATGTACGAGGGTTACATCATCGTGGACTTCGTCCCCACGAGTGAAAACATCTCTACGTGGCTCATGGAAATCATCGCGCGCAAAATGCAGCGCCTTGGCGTGAAGGTCTCTCACGTGGAGTTTTTAGAAACCCCCAAAAGCAGAAGCGTGGTGTACAGCGACAAGCCTTACATGTAA
- a CDS encoding ABC transporter ATP-binding protein, which yields MIKVKDLHVYYGVIEAVKGVSFEVPEGKIISLIGSNGAGKTSTLNALLNRVKRKGEVIFSGFHTDKHKTHTLVQHGIALVPEGRRVFINLTVEENLRMGAFNNDENYEHLKEAMFELFPRIKEKRHQMGGTLSGGEQQMLAISRALMSEPKVLMLDEPSLGLAPKVIGEVFATIERLKKEGITILLVEQNAFAALKISDYAYVMENGHIVMEDVAASLVGNDEVRKKYLGG from the coding sequence ATGATTAAAGTGAAAGATTTACATGTATACTACGGCGTCATTGAAGCGGTCAAGGGCGTCTCTTTTGAGGTGCCTGAGGGGAAGATTATCTCGCTCATTGGCTCCAACGGCGCAGGCAAAACCTCGACGCTAAACGCGCTTTTGAACCGCGTCAAGCGCAAAGGGGAAGTGATTTTTTCAGGGTTTCATACCGATAAACACAAAACCCACACGCTTGTGCAACACGGTATCGCCCTAGTGCCCGAGGGTCGACGGGTGTTTATCAACCTTACCGTCGAAGAAAACCTCCGCATGGGTGCGTTTAACAATGACGAAAACTACGAACACCTCAAAGAAGCGATGTTTGAACTTTTTCCACGCATCAAAGAAAAACGCCATCAAATGGGAGGCACCCTCAGTGGCGGTGAACAGCAAATGCTTGCTATCTCACGAGCCCTCATGAGTGAACCCAAGGTGTTGATGCTCGATGAACCAAGCTTAGGGTTAGCGCCCAAGGTCATCGGCGAAGTGTTTGCGACCATCGAACGCCTCAAAAAAGAGGGAATTACTATCTTACTAGTAGAGCAAAATGCCTTTGCCGCGCTAAAGATTTCTGATTATGCGTACGTGATGGAAAACGGGCACATCGTCATGGAAGACGTGGCCGCTTCGCTTGTGGGAAATGACGAAGTCCGTAAAAAGTACCTCGGCGGGTAA